The following are from one region of the Bradyrhizobium septentrionale genome:
- the trpB gene encoding tryptophan synthase subunit beta, protein MNPNLPNSFRSGPDERGHFGIFGGRFVAETLMPLILDLEKAYADAKADPAFQAEMNVYLKDYVGRPSPLYFAERLTEHLGGAKIYLKREELNHTGSHKVNNVLGQIMVARRMGKKRIIAETGAGQHGVATATLCARFGLECVVYMGAVDVERQQPNVIRMEMLGATVVPVQSGARTLKDAMNDALRDWVTNVHNTFYCIGTVAGPHPYPMMVRDFQSIIGHETRKQMQEAEGRLPDSLVACIGGGSNAMGLFHPFLDDPSVEIFGVEAAGHGLTQLHAASLAGGRPGVLHGNRTYLLMDADGQIEEAHSISAGLDYPGIGPEHAWLHETGRVKYLSATDEEALAAFQLLSRLEGIIPALESAHAIAKLSELAPQRPKDHLMVVNLSGRGDKDVPQVGDILKGRKK, encoded by the coding sequence ATGAATCCTAACCTGCCCAATTCCTTCCGCAGCGGTCCCGACGAGCGCGGGCATTTCGGCATTTTCGGCGGACGCTTCGTCGCGGAAACGCTGATGCCGCTGATCCTCGATCTCGAAAAGGCCTATGCCGACGCCAAGGCCGATCCGGCGTTCCAGGCCGAGATGAACGTCTATCTGAAGGACTATGTCGGCCGGCCGTCGCCGCTGTATTTCGCCGAACGGCTCACCGAGCATCTCGGCGGCGCGAAGATCTATCTGAAGCGCGAGGAGCTCAATCACACCGGCTCGCACAAGGTCAACAACGTGCTCGGCCAGATCATGGTCGCGCGCCGCATGGGCAAGAAGCGCATCATCGCCGAGACCGGCGCCGGCCAGCACGGCGTGGCGACGGCGACGCTGTGCGCGCGTTTCGGGCTCGAATGCGTGGTCTATATGGGCGCGGTCGACGTCGAGCGGCAGCAGCCGAACGTGATCCGCATGGAGATGCTGGGCGCCACGGTGGTCCCGGTGCAGTCGGGCGCGCGCACGCTGAAGGACGCGATGAACGACGCGCTGCGCGACTGGGTCACCAACGTGCACAACACCTTCTATTGCATCGGCACCGTGGCGGGTCCGCACCCCTATCCGATGATGGTGCGCGACTTCCAGTCGATCATCGGCCACGAGACGCGCAAGCAGATGCAGGAGGCCGAGGGCCGCCTGCCGGACTCGCTGGTCGCCTGCATCGGCGGCGGCTCCAATGCGATGGGTCTGTTCCATCCGTTCCTCGACGATCCCTCGGTCGAGATCTTCGGCGTCGAGGCGGCCGGTCATGGGCTGACGCAGCTGCATGCGGCTTCGCTCGCCGGCGGCCGCCCCGGCGTGCTGCACGGCAACCGCACCTATCTCCTGATGGACGCCGACGGCCAGATCGAGGAAGCGCATTCGATCTCGGCGGGCCTCGACTATCCCGGCATCGGCCCCGAGCATGCCTGGCTGCACGAGACCGGCCGCGTGAAATATCTGTCGGCCACCGACGAGGAGGCGCTGGCCGCATTCCAGCTGCTGTCGCGGCTCGAGGGCATCATCCCCGCGCTGGAATCCGCGCACGCCATCGCGAAACTGTCCGAACTCGCGCCGCAGCGGCCGAAGGATCACCTGATGGTGGTCAACCTCTCGGGCCGTGGCGACAAGGACGTGCCGCAGGTCGGCGACATCTTGAAGGGCAGGAAGAAGTGA
- a CDS encoding bifunctional folylpolyglutamate synthase/dihydrofolate synthase has translation MRGLMERLDHPERKLPPVIHVAGTNGKGSTIAYLRAILEASGLRVHVFTSPYLVRLNECYRLGAVGGAKLVGDDELRATFEDCERINAGNPVTIFEMETAVAFCLFAKHPADVALLEVGLGGRLDSTNVVETPLAAVIAPVSMDHMEFLGDTLSLIAGEKAAIIKRNVPVISAEQAPEAMAVIEAQASRMRAPLHAAGQQWHVGVERGRLVYQDERGLMDLAAPKLFGRHQFDNAGLAIATLRAIDTFKLNIAAYEAGIVNAEWPARMQRLASGTLVCQGPQGSEVWLDGGHNAEGGRVAAAALGDLEERVSRPLVVIAGMMANKDANAFLANFAGLTRHIIAVPVPGRDNGMAPDKLADAARALGMRVEIAGGVDAALQRLATLAYEVPPRILITGSLYLAGPVLAANGTPPA, from the coding sequence ATGCGCGGCCTGATGGAGCGGCTCGACCATCCCGAGCGCAAGCTGCCGCCGGTGATCCATGTCGCCGGCACCAACGGCAAGGGCTCGACCATCGCCTATCTGCGCGCGATCCTGGAGGCATCTGGCCTGCGCGTGCACGTCTTCACCTCGCCTTACCTGGTGCGGCTCAACGAATGCTACCGGCTCGGTGCCGTCGGCGGCGCCAAGCTGGTCGGCGACGATGAGCTGCGCGCCACGTTCGAGGATTGCGAGCGCATCAACGCCGGCAATCCCGTCACCATCTTCGAGATGGAAACCGCGGTGGCGTTCTGCCTGTTCGCCAAGCATCCGGCCGACGTCGCGTTGCTCGAGGTCGGCCTCGGCGGCCGGCTGGATTCGACCAATGTGGTCGAGACGCCGCTCGCCGCGGTGATCGCGCCGGTCAGCATGGATCACATGGAATTCCTCGGCGACACGCTGAGTTTGATCGCCGGCGAGAAGGCCGCGATCATCAAGCGCAACGTGCCGGTGATCTCTGCCGAGCAGGCGCCGGAAGCGATGGCCGTGATCGAGGCGCAGGCGAGCCGCATGCGCGCGCCGCTGCATGCGGCCGGCCAGCAATGGCATGTCGGCGTCGAGCGCGGCCGGCTGGTCTATCAGGACGAGCGCGGCTTGATGGATCTCGCCGCGCCAAAGCTGTTCGGCCGGCACCAGTTCGACAATGCCGGCCTAGCGATCGCGACGCTGCGCGCGATCGACACGTTCAAGCTCAACATCGCCGCCTATGAGGCCGGCATCGTCAATGCGGAATGGCCGGCGCGGATGCAGCGGCTGGCCTCCGGCACGCTCGTCTGCCAGGGGCCGCAGGGCTCCGAGGTCTGGCTCGATGGCGGACACAATGCCGAGGGCGGCCGCGTTGCGGCCGCAGCGCTCGGCGATCTCGAGGAGCGGGTGTCGCGGCCGCTCGTCGTGATCGCCGGCATGATGGCCAACAAGGATGCCAATGCCTTCCTCGCCAATTTCGCCGGGCTGACGCGCCACATCATCGCGGTCCCGGTACCCGGCCGCGACAACGGCATGGCGCCGGATAAACTCGCGGACGCCGCACGTGCGCTCGGCATGCGCGTCGAGATCGCTGGTGGCGTCGACGCCGCGCTGCAACGGCTCGCCACGCTCGCCTATGAGGTGCCGCCACGCATCCTGATCACCGGTTCGCTCTATCTGGCCGGCCCGGTGCTTGCTGCCAACGGCACGCCTCCTGCATAA
- a CDS encoding metallophosphoesterase family protein, producing MRFAAIADIHGNHLALEAVLSDIRAQGISDIVDLGDMVSGPLDARPTIDVLMALDAVHLLGNHDRYLIDRPHEKMGSWERLTYTQLEPPHLDWLRTLPANAVYRDEVFLCHATPQDDETYWLDTVLPGGEVLMSALETIEARAAGVRQSLILCAHTHIARAVRLRDGRLIINPGSVGSPGYRAGKPHPHVVEAGSPDARYAILERVDGGWDVTFRHVPYDHAAMAALARQHGQAELASALATGWIR from the coding sequence ATGCGTTTTGCTGCGATCGCCGACATCCACGGCAACCACCTCGCGCTGGAAGCCGTGCTGTCGGACATTCGCGCCCAGGGAATCTCCGACATCGTCGATCTCGGCGACATGGTCAGCGGGCCGCTCGACGCCCGGCCGACAATCGATGTGCTGATGGCGCTCGATGCCGTCCATCTGCTCGGCAATCACGACCGCTATCTGATCGACCGTCCGCATGAGAAAATGGGCTCATGGGAGCGGCTGACCTATACCCAGCTCGAGCCTCCGCACCTCGACTGGCTGCGCACGCTGCCGGCGAATGCGGTCTATCGCGACGAGGTTTTCCTCTGTCACGCAACGCCTCAAGATGACGAGACCTACTGGCTCGACACGGTGCTGCCGGGCGGCGAAGTTTTGATGTCCGCGCTTGAGACGATCGAGGCGAGGGCCGCCGGCGTGAGGCAATCGCTGATCCTCTGCGCGCACACCCATATCGCCCGCGCGGTGCGGTTGCGCGACGGCCGGCTGATCATCAATCCCGGCAGCGTCGGTTCGCCCGGCTATCGCGCCGGCAAGCCGCATCCGCATGTGGTCGAGGCCGGCTCGCCCGATGCGCGGTACGCGATCCTTGAACGGGTTGATGGCGGCTGGGACGTGACGTTCCGCCATGTGCCCTACGATCACGCGGCGATGGCAGCGCTGGCGCGGCAGCACGGCCAGGCCGAGCTCGCCTCGGCGCTGGCGACGGGGTGGATCAGATGA
- a CDS encoding LapA family protein produces MRKFFTAVVVIPLGLIFIIFAVANRHWVTVSFDPFNSVTPVVAVTLPLFVVIIVSAILGVLAGGIATWFRQGRWRRAARQHEADARHVRTELADLRAAASRDEAQRRPAPAQLGFYGPNGRDKQGATL; encoded by the coding sequence ATGCGAAAGTTCTTCACGGCAGTGGTCGTCATTCCGCTCGGACTGATCTTCATCATCTTTGCGGTCGCCAACCGTCACTGGGTGACGGTGTCGTTCGATCCCTTCAACTCTGTGACGCCTGTGGTTGCGGTCACACTGCCGCTGTTCGTCGTGATCATCGTCTCCGCGATCCTCGGCGTGCTCGCGGGCGGCATCGCGACCTGGTTCAGGCAGGGGCGCTGGCGCCGCGCCGCCCGGCAGCACGAGGCCGACGCCCGCCACGTCCGCACCGAACTCGCCGACCTCAGGGCCGCTGCCTCTCGGGACGAGGCGCAGCGCCGCCCGGCGCCGGCCCAGCTTGGTTTTTACGGGCCCAATGGGCGAGACAAGCAGGGCGCGACGTTGTAG
- the trpA gene encoding tryptophan synthase subunit alpha gives MTTRIDARFAELKQQGRSAFVTFVMAGDPDAKTSLDILKALPKAGADVIEIGMPFTDPMADGPSIQAAGLRALKGGMTLRKTLAMVRDFRKDDNATPIVLMGYYNPIYIYGVDSFLADAKEAGVDGLIIVDLPPEEDTELCIPAMKAGLNFIRLATPTTDDKRLPAVLANTSGFVYYVSITGITGAATADSNAVSEAVARIKRHTRLPVCVGFGIRTPDTARAIAENANGAVVGTAIVDVVRGSLDAEGRATPKTVPAVADLVSTLAQGVRGAKQAAE, from the coding sequence GTGACCACCCGTATCGACGCACGTTTCGCCGAGCTGAAGCAGCAGGGCCGCTCCGCTTTCGTCACCTTCGTGATGGCCGGCGATCCCGACGCAAAGACCTCGCTCGACATCCTCAAGGCGCTGCCGAAGGCCGGCGCCGACGTCATCGAGATCGGCATGCCCTTCACCGATCCGATGGCCGACGGCCCGTCGATCCAGGCCGCCGGCCTGCGCGCGCTCAAGGGTGGCATGACGCTGCGCAAGACGTTGGCGATGGTCCGCGACTTCCGCAAGGACGACAATGCCACGCCGATCGTGCTGATGGGCTACTACAATCCGATCTACATCTACGGCGTCGACAGCTTCCTGGCCGATGCCAAGGAAGCCGGCGTCGACGGCCTGATCATCGTCGACCTGCCGCCGGAGGAAGACACCGAGCTCTGCATCCCCGCGATGAAGGCCGGGCTGAACTTCATCCGGCTGGCGACGCCGACCACCGACGACAAGCGCTTGCCGGCGGTGCTCGCCAACACCTCGGGCTTTGTCTACTACGTCTCGATCACCGGCATCACCGGCGCTGCGACTGCCGATTCGAACGCGGTTTCGGAAGCCGTCGCCCGCATCAAGCGTCACACCAGGCTGCCGGTCTGCGTCGGCTTCGGCATCCGCACCCCGGACACGGCGCGCGCCATCGCCGAAAACGCCAACGGCGCCGTGGTCGGCACCGCGATCGTCGACGTGGTGCGGGGTAGCCTCGATGCCGAGGGCCGCGCGACGCCGAAGACCGTGCCCGCGGTGGCCGATTTGGTGTCGACGCTGGCGCAGGGGGTCCGGGGCGCCAAACAGGCCGCTGAATAA
- the accD gene encoding acetyl-CoA carboxylase, carboxyltransferase subunit beta yields MNWLTNVVRPKIRNILRRETPENLWIKCPDSGQLVFYKDVEANQFVIPGSNYHMRMGAVARLKSVFDNETWFDVALPEVTADPLKFRDERKYVDRIKDARTKTGLNDAIKVGYGKLEGAGVVVAVQDFDFMGGSLGMAAGEAIVRGLELAVEKKSPFIVFAASGGARMQEGILSLMQMPRTTVGVQMLREAKQPYIVVLTNPTTGGVTASYAMLGDIQIAEPGALIGFAGARVIEQTIREKLPEGFQRAEYLREHGMVDMVVHRHDIKATLARLCRLLTKSPALETASKPTVAVTEPAQIVTAPETVPAAPHA; encoded by the coding sequence ATGAATTGGCTCACCAACGTCGTCCGGCCGAAGATCCGCAACATCCTGCGCCGCGAGACGCCGGAAAACCTCTGGATCAAGTGTCCGGATTCCGGGCAGCTCGTGTTCTACAAGGACGTCGAGGCCAACCAGTTTGTAATCCCCGGCTCCAACTACCACATGCGCATGGGCGCGGTGGCGCGGCTGAAGTCGGTCTTCGACAACGAGACCTGGTTCGACGTCGCGCTGCCCGAGGTGACGGCGGATCCGCTGAAATTCCGCGACGAGCGCAAATATGTCGACCGAATCAAGGACGCCCGCACCAAGACCGGTCTGAACGACGCGATCAAGGTCGGCTACGGCAAGCTCGAAGGCGCCGGTGTCGTGGTCGCAGTGCAGGATTTCGATTTCATGGGCGGCTCGCTCGGCATGGCCGCCGGTGAGGCGATAGTGCGCGGGCTCGAGCTCGCGGTCGAGAAGAAGTCGCCCTTCATCGTGTTCGCAGCATCCGGCGGCGCGCGGATGCAGGAAGGCATCCTGTCGCTGATGCAGATGCCGCGCACCACGGTCGGCGTGCAGATGCTGCGCGAGGCGAAGCAGCCCTACATCGTGGTGCTGACCAATCCGACCACCGGCGGCGTCACCGCATCCTATGCGATGCTCGGCGACATCCAGATCGCCGAACCGGGCGCGCTGATCGGCTTTGCCGGCGCGCGCGTCATCGAGCAGACCATCCGCGAGAAGCTGCCGGAAGGCTTTCAGCGCGCCGAATATCTGCGCGAGCACGGCATGGTCGACATGGTCGTGCACCGCCACGACATCAAGGCCACGCTGGCGCGGCTGTGCCGCCTGCTGACCAAGTCGCCGGCACTTGAAACCGCCTCCAAGCCCACCGTCGCCGTCACCGAGCCGGCCCAGATCGTCACGGCGCCGGAGACGGTGCCGGCCGCGCCGCACGCGTGA
- a CDS encoding integration host factor subunit beta, producing the protein MIKSELVQRIAEHNPHLYQRDVENIVNAILDEIVAALARGDRVELRGFGAFSVKHRPARAGRNPRTGEHVPVDQKSVPFFKTGKEMRERLNRDADAEASKVDAPKADA; encoded by the coding sequence ATGATCAAATCCGAACTTGTTCAGCGTATCGCCGAGCACAACCCGCACCTCTACCAGCGGGACGTCGAGAACATTGTGAATGCGATTCTCGACGAAATCGTCGCGGCGCTGGCGCGTGGCGACCGCGTCGAGCTGCGCGGTTTTGGCGCATTCTCGGTGAAGCATCGGCCGGCGCGCGCCGGCCGCAATCCGCGAACCGGCGAGCATGTGCCGGTCGATCAGAAGAGCGTGCCGTTCTTCAAGACCGGCAAGGAAATGCGCGAGCGCCTCAATCGCGACGCCGACGCGGAAGCCTCCAAGGTCGACGCGCCCAAAGCCGACGCCTAA
- the trxA gene encoding thioredoxin — protein sequence MAVGKVSDADFEAEVLKATGPVVVDFWAEWCGPCRMIAPALDEISGAMGDKVKIVKLNVDESPKTASKYGVMSIPTLMIFKGGEMASRQVGAAPKAKLQQWITAAV from the coding sequence ATGGCCGTTGGCAAGGTTTCTGACGCCGATTTCGAAGCCGAAGTGCTCAAGGCGACCGGGCCGGTGGTCGTCGACTTCTGGGCCGAGTGGTGCGGCCCTTGCCGCATGATTGCGCCCGCTCTCGATGAAATCTCCGGCGCGATGGGCGACAAGGTCAAGATCGTGAAGCTCAACGTCGACGAGAGCCCGAAGACCGCGTCGAAGTACGGCGTGATGTCGATCCCGACCCTGATGATCTTCAAGGGCGGCGAGATGGCGTCCCGTCAGGTCGGCGCGGCTCCGAAGGCCAAGCTGCAGCAGTGGATCACCGCCGCGGTCTGA
- the sppA gene encoding signal peptide peptidase SppA translates to MSLDSDVIVDRRRIRRKLTFWRVAAAVIAIAAIVGVGVIAAGGRGTFTTSNAIARVSIDGLIRSDQERVEALERLGKSSYAAVVVHINSPGGTTAGSEQLYDSLVQLKAKKPLVVVVEGLAASGGYITAIASDHIVAQQTSLVGSIGVLFQFPNVSELLKTVGVKMEEIKSSPLKAAPNGFEPTSPEARAAIDGLVKDSYAWFRGLVKERRGMDDALLEKVADGRVFTGRQAVDLKLIDQLGDEKTAIAWLVAEKKVKSDLPVRNYKLNPRFSDLTFLRTAASVTLDAFGLGGIARRIEQGGVAQAVDRFGLDGMLALWSPMGTD, encoded by the coding sequence ATGTCGCTGGATTCAGACGTGATCGTCGACCGCCGCCGTATCAGGCGCAAGCTGACGTTCTGGCGCGTCGCCGCTGCGGTCATTGCGATCGCGGCCATCGTAGGCGTTGGCGTGATCGCCGCCGGCGGGCGCGGCACCTTTACGACCTCGAACGCGATCGCGCGCGTCAGTATCGACGGACTGATCCGCAGCGACCAGGAGCGCGTCGAGGCGCTGGAGCGGCTCGGCAAGTCGAGCTATGCGGCTGTTGTCGTGCACATCAATTCGCCTGGCGGTACCACCGCGGGCTCCGAGCAGCTTTACGACTCGCTGGTGCAGTTGAAGGCGAAGAAGCCGCTTGTCGTCGTGGTCGAGGGATTGGCGGCCTCGGGCGGCTACATCACGGCGATCGCCTCCGATCATATCGTCGCTCAGCAGACCTCGCTGGTCGGCTCGATCGGCGTGCTGTTCCAGTTTCCGAACGTGTCGGAATTGCTCAAGACCGTCGGCGTGAAGATGGAGGAGATCAAATCCTCGCCGCTGAAGGCGGCGCCCAACGGCTTCGAGCCGACCAGCCCGGAGGCCCGCGCCGCGATCGACGGTCTGGTCAAGGACTCCTATGCATGGTTCCGTGGATTGGTGAAGGAACGGCGCGGCATGGATGACGCCCTGCTGGAGAAGGTCGCTGACGGCCGCGTCTTCACCGGCCGGCAGGCGGTCGACCTCAAGCTGATCGATCAGCTCGGGGACGAGAAGACCGCGATCGCCTGGCTGGTTGCGGAGAAGAAGGTCAAAAGCGACCTGCCGGTGCGCAATTACAAGCTTAATCCGCGATTCAGCGACCTGACCTTCCTGCGCACGGCGGCGTCCGTGACACTCGATGCGTTCGGCCTCGGCGGCATCGCGCGGCGGATCGAGCAGGGCGGCGTGGCCCAGGCGGTCGATCGATTCGGGCTCGATGGCATGCTGGCACTGTGGAGCCCGATGGGAACCGACTAG
- a CDS encoding phosphoribosylanthranilate isomerase yields the protein MPLLVKICGLSTRETLDVALEGGADMVGFVFFPPSPRHIGLETARELGKQAKGRAVKVALTVDADDATIENIIETLRPDILQLHGKETTARLRDLKQKFGLPLMKALPVETAADLAPLPGYASVADRILFDARAPKDATRPGGLGAPFDWHVLENLDLALPYMVSGGLNAENVTEAVRVTCAGGVDVSSGVERAPGVKDPELIRAFIRAARATQELMVR from the coding sequence ATGCCCCTGCTCGTCAAAATCTGCGGCCTGTCCACGCGCGAGACGCTCGACGTCGCGCTTGAGGGCGGCGCCGACATGGTGGGGTTCGTGTTCTTTCCGCCGTCGCCGCGCCATATCGGCCTCGAAACCGCGCGTGAGCTCGGCAAGCAGGCCAAGGGCCGCGCCGTGAAGGTCGCGCTGACTGTCGACGCCGACGACGCGACCATCGAGAACATCATCGAGACGCTGCGGCCGGATATCCTGCAACTGCACGGCAAGGAGACCACGGCGCGGCTGCGTGATCTCAAGCAGAAATTCGGCCTGCCGCTGATGAAGGCGCTGCCGGTCGAGACCGCAGCCGACCTCGCCCCGCTGCCGGGCTATGCCAGCGTCGCCGACCGCATCCTGTTCGATGCCCGCGCGCCAAAGGATGCCACGCGGCCGGGCGGCCTCGGCGCGCCCTTTGATTGGCACGTGCTGGAAAATCTCGATCTCGCGCTGCCCTACATGGTCTCCGGCGGGCTCAATGCCGAGAACGTCACTGAAGCCGTCCGCGTCACCTGCGCCGGCGGGGTCGACGTCTCGTCCGGCGTCGAGCGCGCGCCCGGCGTCAAGGATCCCGAATTGATCCGCGCCTTCATCCGCGCCGCCCGCGCAACCCAAGAACTGATGGTTCGATGA